From Pigmentibacter ruber, a single genomic window includes:
- a CDS encoding Crp/Fnr family transcriptional regulator, whose protein sequence is MKNASIVLPPKTIVVQEGDETKGIYVIQEGKVELFKTIEGQEIPLGEIARGQIIGLATILSRERHTVTARTIVQTVTLFYPFEAIKLYFNELNPILSVFIKSATERIGLLISQLVEAKLNEKKLIKATGSQHQHASQLAYLLAAFVRQGTIEHDENKIYPLKSFLVNGELILHKKFDYLEKIFNLFSSGGLIKVIFDKKYGNIVLSPNVQLIEDFAVFSINVAKKGLVGFIPVKAHKWVSGLIRIHKRYKENSGSFLKIDFANLINRELGREDGEDIMHQLLSLKLISEKGADRASMRIILNAPMLQKRVIFESISRGVNDIDKVKPDEKKTVA, encoded by the coding sequence GTGAAAAATGCAAGCATTGTGCTGCCGCCAAAAACAATCGTAGTGCAAGAAGGGGATGAAACAAAAGGTATTTACGTCATTCAAGAAGGAAAAGTAGAACTTTTCAAAACTATTGAAGGACAAGAAATTCCTCTTGGAGAAATTGCTCGTGGTCAAATTATTGGCCTTGCAACAATTCTATCACGTGAAAGACATACTGTTACAGCCAGAACTATAGTTCAAACCGTAACTTTATTTTATCCGTTTGAAGCAATAAAACTTTATTTTAATGAATTAAATCCTATCTTAAGTGTTTTTATAAAATCTGCTACAGAAAGAATTGGTTTACTTATTTCGCAGTTGGTTGAAGCTAAGCTTAATGAAAAAAAATTGATTAAAGCAACAGGTTCTCAACATCAACATGCATCACAATTAGCTTATTTATTAGCAGCATTTGTCCGTCAAGGAACAATTGAGCATGATGAAAATAAAATATACCCATTAAAATCCTTTCTGGTAAATGGTGAACTTATCCTCCATAAAAAATTTGATTATCTTGAAAAAATTTTTAATCTATTTTCTTCAGGAGGATTGATTAAAGTAATTTTTGACAAAAAATATGGTAACATCGTTCTTTCCCCAAATGTCCAATTAATAGAAGATTTTGCAGTATTTTCCATAAATGTTGCAAAAAAAGGACTCGTTGGTTTTATCCCCGTCAAGGCGCATAAATGGGTTAGTGGACTTATACGAATCCATAAACGCTATAAAGAAAACAGTGGTTCTTTTTTAAAAATTGATTTTGCAAATTTAATAAATAGAGAATTAGGAAGAGAGGATGGTGAAGATATCATGCATCAATTACTTTCCTTGAAACTCATTAGTGAAAAAGGAGCTGATAGAGCTTCCATGCGAATTATCTTAAATGCCCCAATGCTGCAAAAAAGAGTCATCTTTGAAAGTATTTCCCGGGGAGTAAATGACATAGATAAAGTAAAACCTGATGAAAAAAAGACAGTTGCATAA